The nucleotide sequence CAGTGGTCGTCCTCGGGCGTCTTCCCGGGTGACCAGAACGTCTGGAACGGCACCCTGGACCGGCTCAAGGTGCTGGCCTGCAACGGACCCTGCTGATCCGCTCCGGTGGCGGGCGGTCCGGTTCGGCCGGCGTCCCTGACGCCGTGACCGGGCCGCCGCCCACCACCGGCCGCGTCCGTCCCTGACGAGGAGGCCCCGATGTCCGTACCCGTTCCCCGCCGGGCCGTGCTGCGCGGCGCGGTCCTGCTCGGCGCCGCCGCCGGCGCCACCGCACTGACCCAGTTCGGCGCCGGCCGCGACGCCCGGGCCGTCGCCACCCGGGTCGACCAGCCGACCATCGCCAACTGCGCGACCTGGGGCGCCCGCCCGCCCTCGTCGCCGGTCAGCGTGGTGCAGAGCCGGCCCAACAAGATCATCATCCATCACACGGCGTTCCCGAACACCACCGACTACAGCCTCGCGCAGGCCTACCGCAACTCGCGTGACATCCAGAACCTGCACATGGACACCAACGGCTGGCTCGACTCCGGGCAGCACTTCACCAACAGCCGGGGCGGCTTCCTCACCGAGGGCCGGCACGGCAGCCTGTACGGGCTGCTGCACGGGCAGACCATGGTGCAGGGCGCGCACTGCGTCGGACAGAACAGCCAGGCCATCGGCATCGAGAACGACGGCATCTATCTCGACGTGCAGCCCCCGCAGGCGCTCTGGAACAGCCTGGTGTGGTTCTGCGCCTTCACCTGCCAGCAGTACGGCATCCCGCCGACCGAGATCTATGGGCACAAGGACTTCAACTCCACCCAGTGCCCCGGCCTGCTCCACGACCGGCTCCCGGAGCTGCGCAGCACCGTGGCCGCCCGCCTCGGCGCCTGACCGGATCCTGGACACCTTCCGTTCGCCTCGGACGGAAGGTGTCCGGCGTTTCAGCACTCGCTTATATAAGCCGTATCTGATAGAAAGAGGGCGTGCACGCCTTCGACGTCCTCGGGGACCCGGTCCGTCGCCGGATCCTGGAGCTGCTCGCCGAGGGTGAGCAGCCCGCCGGCACGGTCGGGGCGACCGTCCAGCGGGAGTTCGGCATCAGCCAGCCCGCCGTGTCGCAGCACCTCAAGGTGCTGCGGGAACACGGCTTCGCGA is from Micromonospora terminaliae and encodes:
- a CDS encoding peptidoglycan recognition protein family protein codes for the protein MSVPVPRRAVLRGAVLLGAAAGATALTQFGAGRDARAVATRVDQPTIANCATWGARPPSSPVSVVQSRPNKIIIHHTAFPNTTDYSLAQAYRNSRDIQNLHMDTNGWLDSGQHFTNSRGGFLTEGRHGSLYGLLHGQTMVQGAHCVGQNSQAIGIENDGIYLDVQPPQALWNSLVWFCAFTCQQYGIPPTEIYGHKDFNSTQCPGLLHDRLPELRSTVAARLGA